The genomic segment AGTGATGCACATGCACCtggccatccacatgatgtaaaagaaaacatgatccATCAGACAAGACTACCTTCTAGCATTGCTCCATGATCCAATTCTGATGTTCACGTGTCCATTGTAGGTGCTTTGGACAGCGGACAggtgtcagcatgggcactctgactggtctgTAGGTGCACAGCCTCATacacagcaagctgtgatgcactgtgttcTGACAACTTTCGGTTGTAGCCagcattaaccttttcagcaATTTGTCCAACACtagttcttctgtgggattggaccagacaGGCTAACCTTCACTCCCTACGCTCATCAATGGGCCcaagcccatgaccctgtcgctcgttcaccagttgtccttccttggaccactttaggTAGGTATTAACCaagccgggaacaccccacaagacctgctgttttggagatgctcagacccagtcatcgaaCCATCACAATGtggtccttgtcaaagttgctcagatccttacacttgcccatttttcctgcttccaacacattaacttcaagaattgactgttctcttgcctgcctaatatatcccaccccttgataggtgccattgtaacaagataattaacagttattccacaaaatcgagtcatacatgagctgatagccgatgaggcacgtagcaccgagtcggctataaaccatgtacaacgagattgagtagaataaccgttttattctatccacattcactggattttgagaaacagagcatttttattttttgcaaatttgataaacaaaaacttttgtacaaaacgtcagacaaaatcatttccgcatagtgtaaacaaaccagtgaaatgacagtagcaacttgtgaaaaatgctataataataataataataattaataataataataataataataattcttgaaaaataaaaaaaaaatgatacgttcttaccatgaaatactttcattccatttttttgggggggggtatttttggggttttgttttcgagtcaagtttttatttcattctcggttggttcagcaacacacgccaccatttcttcttctttagggttttttggtggttggcaaaccaacttaaaggtgccttactgccaccaactgagctggagtgtggaacaggagatactggggggacaaaactatattcttttagctatttctgtttcttttaaatacttgagaacaaaatgatgtatctgacttgatgcactctgccattttgtttttctctactcatgatatatgagctgataggctagtagtagagtagccaatcagagcatgcgattgctcatatccagtgaatgtggatagaataatttaaattattattattattattattattattattattacaacatatTATTTTAGATaaaagtgttattcacttcacctttcagtggttttaatgttgtggCTAATCAGTACATATATTTCATTCTTAACATTACATTTGTCTGTGATGAGGGAAATAACAGTAAAGCCTATTTGACTTGACAGAGGTGCTTGATAGAGGCTTTGATTAGTAGGACTTCCATCAGTAAGCTGGACAGATGTATGAATGGATGCTAATTGCATATGATCACTTTGGAATTGTAAATTTTTACTTCCTTTGTTGCCAGATGCTGACATTGCAAAGATGGATGCTTTTATGAACTTCAGCACATCTACTGCCAAGTCCACAAAGAAGCGAAAGCCAGCACAacctaaaaaaaaacaagaccaaACAATAGGAAATGGCAAACTTTCACCCAAGAAAGATAAAGCTAAAACTGCTGCCAGCCCCACAAAAACAGATAAAGTTAAGACTCCTTTAAAGCCCACATCTTTTAGCATTTGTGAATCAGATAAAGTTAAAACTCCATCTAATAAAGCTGTCTTTGCAGAACCTAACGTAAAGTGTCCTGAAAGTAAAACTACTACCAGTCTTTCAGATCAGCTTGCGACCCCTAAGACAGTAAGTAATGACTTTTCAGAGGGTGACAGAACTAAGGCTAAACGCAAAAAAAAGCATAGCCTTTCGGAATGTCATGATATGGAAACTCCAAGTAAAAAGGCTGAGACTGAGAAAATAGATATCTCGGAACCTAATCCAACTGATACTCCATGTAAGAAAACAAAATCAAAGAAAGATGTTAAAGTTGCAAAACATGGATGTGTAGAAACTCCTAAGGTTGCCATTCAGACGACATCGTGTGGTTTAGATTCAACCGAACTGTCTGAATCAAACAGGTCAAAACAATCTGAATGCGTTTTACATTCTAAAGCTAAGAAGGCTAAATCAAAAAAAGGTAAAAATGTGGCGCCTGCAGGTGGAGATACCACCATACAAACTTGCACTGAGGATGCCACTGAGTCCCTAACATCAGACCAGTCAAAAATAAATCAGGTTTCAGATTTTAACCCACCTGAGACTCCCTCTAAGAAAGCTAAATCGAAGAAATCAAAGAAATCTAAGGAACCTCAGGAACCTGGAGATATGACCAAACTTTCTGGAGAATGTCAGATCAAGGTTGACAATCACCACTCCAAATCGCATCAGACTGAGACCCTGTCCACACCAGTTAGAGAGGCTAAAAGTGTTGTGGGGTCTGAACTGGTTAAGAAACGGTCTAAGAAAGCTAAGAAAAGCTTATTCGAGCCAAATGGGACTGAAACGCCATCTAAGAAAATAGAAACCCAAGCAGCTACCAGCATCTCAGAACCTCTCAATTCAGTGACGCCGTGTAAAAAGTCTAAAACCAAGAAAGGTTCAGAAGTCAATCGGGTTGATTCTCTTGTTAAAAAAGCTGTTGTGGATGTTGGCGAAGGTGAGGCCACAAAAAGCAGTTCTTCAAAaccagataatactgataaccttTTAAAAAAGAGTAAAAGAAAGAGAGCTGACCACTCTGGAGAAAACATGACGACTTCAGTAACAGAACATGTATCTGAATGTGACGATTCGGGAGTGGACCGTAGCCTCATACCTACCGGAAACAGTACCGAAAGTCAAGGCCAAGAAAGTGTTTCAGCAGGGGAGGTGGAAGGAACTCCAGAgccaaaaaagagaaagaaaaacaaaaaagataAAGAGAAGAAAAATGAGAGTGATGAAAATGTTGAAGAGGTTCCACCAACACCACCAGCACCACTAGCAGAGGAGTTTGCAGATTCCTTGCCAAGCAGTCAGAAGAAAAAAAGTAAGACTTATTTTTGAGTTACTTAATTTAAAACATTGTTGCTAATATCTTGGTAATAAACCAAATGTCCTTTAATAAATACCTCTCTGTAATGTCTATTTGATTCATGATGTGTAGAGAAGAAAAAACAGAAACATAGAGATGAGGAAATCCCATCTGTGTCCACTCCCGCTCCTGAAGAAGACTCTCCAAAAAAGGTAAGTCATGCATGGGTGAACAAATGTTGGGTTTTATGAATCTGTGTGAATTCTTTTCTTTTCCAAAATTATTTCCCAAAGAAAGTTTTCTCAAACTTCCCAAGAAAACGGTTAACATGCTTCTGGTCTAATTGAACAATCTTTGCTTTTCTACCTGACAGTTCAGCTTTCCAACTCAGTTTACCAACAAATCTGATTCCAGTACTATCCATGCCGTGTGTGTATTCCCATTACATAATTCTACCAGTTAAAGTAGGAGTTTCTCTGGAGGTTAATGTGGTGAGTAATAATGGTAGCCACAAGTCATAATGTGCTATACGAGTTTAGAAAAATATAATGTTGGAACTAGAACCTCTCATTTGATGTTTAAATGGGTGTAGTTTGTGTTCTTCAGGCTGAAATATTGAACATGAGATTCACGGAGTTTCGTGAAAATACAGGTACAAGAGGTTTTAGTGTAAACTTTCAGTGTTGAAAAAGAAGACCGCAGAAACCCAGAGCTGCATTTTCTGTTGAGTTGCAAATGTCTTTTTACACTACACATGTAGGACACCTAAGTAGGCAGCTATGTTATATCCTATGTAGGGTTTGCATCCATTTGGAATGTTATTTACCTTCAAGGTGGAGGAATTTTACTCATACTACTATCACAGGTAGGAATTGTAAAAtaaagttatctcatctcattatctgtagccgctttatcctgttctacagggtcgcaggcaagctggagcctatcccagctgactacgggtgaaaggcggggtacaccctggacaagtcgccaggtcatcacagggctgacacatagacacagacaaccattcacactcacattcacacctacggtcaatttagagtcaccagttaacctaacctgcatgtctctggactgtgggggaaaccggagcacccggaggaaacccacgcggacacggggagaacatgcacactccgcacagaaaggccctcgccggccacggggctcgaacccggaccttcttgctgtgaggcgacagcgctaaccattacaccaccgtgccgccccctaaaatAAAGTtatagttacaaaaaaaaaaaaccattactTTGGTTGAAGAAACAAAAATGAAATGTTAAATTGTGGTATGAAATTGTGACGTCTCTTAAGTCAGAGGTTCTCGATCATCTTGTAGTCAGGGACCCTTTTAACAATAAACTAAGTTCGGTTAACCTCTCAGTACAGATTTATTTCATGAACATTTATTTAAAGGTGCTACAGTGGTATGC from the Neoarius graeffei isolate fNeoGra1 chromosome 2, fNeoGra1.pri, whole genome shotgun sequence genome contains:
- the tcof1 gene encoding muscle M-line assembly protein unc-89, whose product is MTSKDTGTSQHALIYLIYRHLKEKGFKKAASALKTHAAQVETTNVSVSLDDIFKKWLSEAQDEKSDEGKDPKTSSVPKPNAAQYNSAEKKGKSKTPTAARNQKRKRTETKTRKRSSAVESQTIEHGSVRPTTGEDSDSDSSLDVEKWKRLALQLSDADIAKMDAFMNFSTSTAKSTKKRKPAQPKKKQDQTIGNGKLSPKKDKAKTAASPTKTDKVKTPLKPTSFSICESDKVKTPSNKAVFAEPNVKCPESKTTTSLSDQLATPKTVSNDFSEGDRTKAKRKKKHSLSECHDMETPSKKAETEKIDISEPNPTDTPCKKTKSKKDVKVAKHGCVETPKVAIQTTSCGLDSTELSESNRSKQSECVLHSKAKKAKSKKGKNVAPAGGDTTIQTCTEDATESLTSDQSKINQVSDFNPPETPSKKAKSKKSKKSKEPQEPGDMTKLSGECQIKVDNHHSKSHQTETLSTPVREAKSVVGSELVKKRSKKAKKSLFEPNGTETPSKKIETQAATSISEPLNSVTPCKKSKTKKGSEVNRVDSLVKKAVVDVGEGEATKSSSSKPDNTDNLLKKSKRKRADHSGENMTTSVTEHVSECDDSGVDRSLIPTGNSTESQGQESVSAGEVEGTPEPKKRKKNKKDKEKKNESDENVEEVPPTPPAPLAEEFADSLPSSQKKKKKKKQKHRDEEIPSVSTPAPEEDSPKKKKKSSKEKEHADV